The genomic window AGGTAAACGCATGTCCTCCACTGATCATCGCAAGCAAAGTCTCTACTTCCCCGAGGACATGCTCGAGGAGATCCAGCGCGAGGCGACTCGCCAGGATCGCTCCCTCTCCTGGATCGTCCAGCAGGCCTGGAAGGTGGCCCGCTCGGACATCCGCAAGAT from Hyalangium gracile includes these protein-coding regions:
- a CDS encoding TIGR04563 family protein, producing MSSTDHRKQSLYFPEDMLEEIQREATRQDRSLSWIVQQAWKVARSDIRKMPSVNDVLTPTPKPAPVAAVAAPPPATDGEPKP